Part of the Kineococcus aurantiacus genome, ATCGCGTCTCGTCGTCCGTCTGCCAGTCGATGCGTACGGTCTGGTGGAGGAAGTCGACGTCCTCGAGGCGCAGGGCCAGCAGTTCCCCGATCCGGAGACCAAGACCCGCCTGCACCAGCACCATGGCCTCGTTGCGGGGCGGCATGGCGCTGGCGAGACCGACCACCTGCTGCACGGTCAAGGGCACGACCCGTTCAGGACGGGACGCGGGCAGAGTCAGCTTGATCGCAGGCGACGTCCCGATGAGCCGGTCCTGCGCCGCTGCGGTGAACACGCTGCGGATGAGGCTGACGAGGTTGTCCAAGGTGGACGGGGCGAGCCTGGCGGCCCGGTCGCTGACCCACGCCTGCACGTCGGAGGGTAGGACGGAGGCCAGCCGGCGTTCCCCGAGGGCCGTTCCGGCGATGTGGTTGTTGATGTTGCTCGCCGTCCGTCGTGCGCTGGTCGGACGGTGAGGTCTGCCTTCCGCCCACTGCCGCGCGTACTCCAGCACCGTGGTCTTGTCGTGCGGATCGACGTACTGTCCGCGGAGCTGGTCGGCGTCGACCGTCGCGAGGAACTTGACCGCGTCCGTCTTCCGCTCGAAGGTCTTGGACCGTTCCCGTCCACCCGGCTCGTTCCAGCGCGCGCGGTAGCGCCCGGGTCCGCGCTTCTCGATGTGCGACATCAGCTCTCCCTCTCGGTCAGGCGTACGAGTTCCTCCTGGAGTCCCGCCAGGGCGCGGTGAGCCGCCTTGAGGCGGTTCTTCACGGACGTGCTCTCCATGCGGATGACGAGGTGGTCCGGCAGCACCGTGTTCTTCCACAGCACACGGGTGAGGGAGAGGATCTGCTCCTGCAGCGAGGTGAACCACTGCATCAGCGGTTCGCGGTCCAGTGCCCGCCACCACACGGGACGCTCGGCGTCGAAGTCGAGCCGGGACCGGACGATCTCCGTCTCGCCCCGCGCCTCGGCAGGAGTCCGCAGCGGTTCCACGCCCGTGGCCCACTGCCAGGCGGACCACGCCCAGACCTCGCACGCCGGGGTGACGGCGAACAGCTCGGACTCGTCGTCGGCGTCGGGCACCATCAGCCGCGCCGGGGACACGTTGAGCGCGACGGCGAAGGCGGCGAAGTCGTCGACGTCCACGCGACGGTCGCCGTTCTCCACCTTGGCGATGGCCGACGCGGCGAGGGGGCGTCCCAGCTCGGCCAGGCGGCCGGCGAGCTGCTGCTGCGACCATCCCCGGCGCTCGCGGACGGCTCGAATGTTCGTCGCGACCGTCGTGGCGACGGCCCCTTTCTCCACTGGCCTTGTACCCATGTTGGAAACATGCCATTCCTTCTTGACATGAGTCAACACCTGCGATCGACTGTGGTCATCTTCGGAGCACCGCACACCAACTTGGAGATTCCGTGGCTGACGACGTCCTCATGAGCCCGCAGCAGGTGGCCAGCTACCTGCAGATCCCCGTGACCACGCTGTACCAGTGGCGCCACCGTGGCGACGGTCCGCCCGCCGCGCGGGTCGGTCGCTACCTGCGCTACCGGGAGACCGACGTCCGCCGGTGGCTGGAGCAGCGGGTCCAGGCGTCGAACACCAGGTGAGCACGGACACCGCCGTCTACCGCGCCTCGTCCGCCAGTCCCACTGACAGAAGGCAGCTCTCCCCAGCATCCGGGGTAGCGCTCGACACGGTCACGGTCGTCGGAGCGACCACCACCAAGTTGGTCAGGGAGCTGGAGAACCACGGCCGGTCCCGGCTCGGGCACGAGTGGGGCAGCGAGTACGTGCTGATCGGTGACGGCCGTGCGCACCTCTCAGCGACGACCAGGGGCGAGACCCCCACCGTCCGGTTGGAGTGGTCCGTCGCGGAGATGCTCGACGGGCACAACATCTACCCGATGGAGGCCGCGCTCCTCCCCGATGCCGTCGACGCAGCTCTGACCGACCTCGGTCGGCGGTTCCCGGACGTCCCGGTCATCGACGACGTCGAGCTGTACCGGATCGACATCTCCAAGAACTACGTCGTGGAGTCCACGTCGACCACCATGGCCAACATCGCCCGCGTCCCCCTCGTGTTCGCCAAGTACGACAGCCGCCACTACCGCGACGGATGCCTGCAGTCCATGAGCAGGGGCAGCAAGACCCAGTGGATCGCCCGCACGTACAACAAGGGCGTGCAGATGCGTGAGAAGGCGGCGATCACCCAGGACAAGACGCAGGCCGCCGTCCTGTTGGCGCTCGCGGACGTCATGGACGAGGTCCTGCGCGTGGAGCTGCAGGCGCGGCGCGGTGTCTTGCTGCGACGCCGCATCCAACGGATCATGGATGCGACACCGCAGGCGCTGGACGCGCTGGCGCGAGAGCTGTTCACCAACGGCAGGCTGGACGTCACGACGGGGGGCAAGCTCGTGCTCGCGCAGAGGCTGCTGGAAATCGGCCCGGAGCTGACGGACGCGCAGATGCGAGCCGTGCAGCTCTACCTCTTCCACCGCACGACCGGGACCCCGTTCCCCGGCTGCCGGCACAGCTACGAGGACGGGCGTCGCTTCGCGAACAAGTACAACCTGCTCGCCCTGTCCATGATCGAGGACATCGAGCCTCACCGACTCGTCTGGGACGATGGGGTCGAGCTGGTCGGGAGTGCCGCACTCGCCTGACCCCCCCGTTTACCGGGGTGCCGCTCCTGGTCGGAGGGGGCTCCTACGGCTGGTGCTCTCTCGCGATGCCGCCGCTCGAAAAAAGTGCCGCGTTAACGCCCGTTGCCGCGGTACGCGGCATCTCGGGCCTTCGTCCGGTTGGTGCTGCCGCCCCGCAGCACGACAGGTCAGGATGGCGGGGTGTGGGACACGTGGCAGGAGGAGATGGAGCACTGGAGTCAGCAGCGGTGGGGGCAATGGTTCGACGAGCACGAGCAGCAGAGGGTGGCGGAGCGGGAGCGGTCACGACGCGAGGCTGTCGAGCGGAGGTTGCGGATCGAGCAGCGGTGGACGCCGTCGGGCGATCCGGAGCGCGACGCCCAACAGCGCTCGGAGCTGTATCACCAGGACCGGCTGGAACACCCCCACAGCATTCGGCGTGAGTGGGAGGAGCAGCAGGCGCTGCGCCGGCAAGAGGTGCTCACCTACCCCACGCTTCCTCTGCGCCACCACACCGACCTGCAACGCCCCGAGGGCGTCCCCGAGCAGCAGGACCCTCGGACGGTCGGCTTCGGCCCCAGCGGAGAGGCCCTAGCCCTGTGGGGGGAGACCAGCGAAAGGGCAACGCACCTCAGCCGGTACGACTGCGACGGTCAGCTCAGCGCGAGCATGCCGTTGGAGACGGTGCCCTGGGCCTTCCACGTGCAGCCGCTGCCGCACGGGCAGGTGCTGGTCGTCGAAGCCGGTGGTCCCCGCGCCGCTGTCCACGACGGGGTGGGCCGTCTGGTGCGGACCATCGATGTCGGTCGCGGCGTGACCCGCGTGCTCAGCACCGTCGAGGGCCAGGTGTGGATCGGCTACGACAAGGAGTCCCCGCGCGATCACTACTTCAGCCAACACGGCTTGGTCCGCTTCGGCGCCGACCTGACTCCCCACTGGCGCTATCCCCTGAGCACTGCGCTGCCGGACATCTACGACTGCCTCGTCCTCAATGTCGACGGCGAGGCGGCGTGGACGTACAGCTGGACCTCCTTCCACCTCGTTGGTGTCCACGCTGGGCAGGCTCAGGATCATGGCCGTGTCCCGGTCGACCACGCCCGTGCGGTGCTCGTTGCCGATGACCAGGCTGCGACGATCAGCGGCTACGGCGGTGAGGACGACGTCCTCACCCCGCTCCGGCTCGCCACGGATTCCATCTGGTTGGCGGGGTCACCGGCGCGGCTGGTGCTGCCAGGTGGCGCGGACCTGCCCCGGGCGCGGTACACCAGCCGCGGCCCCGACCTGCACGCCGTGATCGGCACTGCTTGGTACCGCCTGAGCCTGGATGACGTCGGGAGCAGGTGGGTGATCTGACGACGCCAGGCCGTCGCCAGGCCGTCGCCAGGCCGTGAGACGCACCTAAGCCGTGGCAGACGTCGACAAGCGCTGCGCAACGTTCTTGCAGGTCAGGCGGTAGGTCAGAGGATCACCGCAGGTGAGGCCGGCCGAGCCCCGTGTTCCGCTTCAACGTCTGACCGGGGTCCCCGCGGGCCTGCGGCGTGCCGGCGGGTCGCGGCACCGCCCAG contains:
- a CDS encoding helix-turn-helix domain-containing protein encodes the protein MADDVLMSPQQVASYLQIPVTTLYQWRHRGDGPPAARVGRYLRYRETDVRRWLEQRVQASNTR
- a CDS encoding tyrosine-type recombinase/integrase encodes the protein MSHIEKRGPGRYRARWNEPGGRERSKTFERKTDAVKFLATVDADQLRGQYVDPHDKTTVLEYARQWAEGRPHRPTSARRTASNINNHIAGTALGERRLASVLPSDVQAWVSDRAARLAPSTLDNLVSLIRSVFTAAAQDRLIGTSPAIKLTLPASRPERVVPLTVQQVVGLASAMPPRNEAMVLVQAGLGLRIGELLALRLEDVDFLHQTVRIDWQTDDETRSLVDVKTPTSHRTIPLPRVVAEALSRHIATFPPAEDGTLFHTRFGQFYRRDYYGTTIFKKAVHKAGLPKGTTSHDLRHHYASVLIERGESLVAVAERLGHENATLVMTTYGHLMPNSEARTRKAVDDAWSEVLDGLGTASASA
- a CDS encoding phage/plasmid replication domain-containing protein; amino-acid sequence: MSTDTAVYRASSASPTDRRQLSPASGVALDTVTVVGATTTKLVRELENHGRSRLGHEWGSEYVLIGDGRAHLSATTRGETPTVRLEWSVAEMLDGHNIYPMEAALLPDAVDAALTDLGRRFPDVPVIDDVELYRIDISKNYVVESTSTTMANIARVPLVFAKYDSRHYRDGCLQSMSRGSKTQWIARTYNKGVQMREKAAITQDKTQAAVLLALADVMDEVLRVELQARRGVLLRRRIQRIMDATPQALDALARELFTNGRLDVTTGGKLVLAQRLLEIGPELTDAQMRAVQLYLFHRTTGTPFPGCRHSYEDGRRFANKYNLLALSMIEDIEPHRLVWDDGVELVGSAALA
- a CDS encoding helix-turn-helix domain-containing protein → MEKGAVATTVATNIRAVRERRGWSQQQLAGRLAELGRPLAASAIAKVENGDRRVDVDDFAAFAVALNVSPARLMVPDADDESELFAVTPACEVWAWSAWQWATGVEPLRTPAEARGETEIVRSRLDFDAERPVWWRALDREPLMQWFTSLQEQILSLTRVLWKNTVLPDHLVIRMESTSVKNRLKAAHRALAGLQEELVRLTERES